A single window of Colletes latitarsis isolate SP2378_abdomen chromosome 6, iyColLati1, whole genome shotgun sequence DNA harbors:
- the LOC143342620 gene encoding c-Myc-binding protein isoform X2: MPPDSKREEFRKYLERAGVLDALTKVLISLYEEPEKPKDALEYIRQNLGGITEVDVELDTLRNELKDAKSKIIELEAKLLKYEGDGDAE, translated from the exons ATG CCTCCTGATTCGAAAAGAGAAGAATTTCGGAAATATCTTGAGAGAGCAGGTGTTCTGGATGCCTTAACAAAGGTACTTATATCTTTGTACGAAGAACCAGAAAAGCCAAAAGATGCTTTAGA ATATATTCGTCAAAATCTTGGTGGTATCACAGAAGTTGATGTAGAATTGGATACATTAAGAAATGAATTGAAGGACGCTAAATCTAAAATTATCGAGTTAGAAGCAAAATTATTAAAGTATGAAGGAGATGGAGATGCGGAATAA
- the LOC143342776 gene encoding cAMP-dependent protein kinase catalytic subunit 1 — protein MNAERIRALKEYQKILDELRTTFMERWKVHKVDKVTLDDFERFRTIGTGAFGRVILVKYKPTSLYFAMKILDKAKIVKMKQVDHTFNEKRILQCVRFPFVVYMEYCFNDNSYVYMVLPFINGGEMFTHLRRMGKFDESLARFYAAQVALALEYLHHCSLVYRDLKPENILIQYTGYIRMTDFGFCKMIDGRTWTLCGTPEYLAPEVILSKGYGKSVDWWSFGVLIYEMNAGYPPFYSRDPMKIYEKIVAGKYKFAHHFGEELRDILKNILQVDLTRRYGNLKNGTLDIKGHRWFESIDWNKIYHQKIQPSFIPHCSAPEDTSNFDHYEEIPLKIANIDHYHKEFANF, from the coding sequence ATGAACGCAGAACGAATTCGAGCTTTGAAGGAGTATCAGAAGATACTGGACGAGCTAAGGACCACGTTCATGGAAAGATGGAAGGTGCACAAGGTGGACAAAGTCACCCTCGACGATTTCGAACGGTTTCGTACGATCGGGACCGGCGCGTTTGGACGAGTGATACTCGTGAAATACAAACCGACCTCCCTCTACTTCGCCATGAAGATACTGGACAAGGCGAAAATCGTGAAGATGAAGCAAGTAGATCACACCTTCAACGAGAAACGGATACTCCAGTGCGTGAGGTTCCCGTTCGTCGTCTACATGGAGTACTGTTTCAATGACAACTCGTACGTCTACATGGTGCTGCCGTTCATAAACGGAGGCGAGATGTTCACGCACCTTAGACGAATGGGGAAGTTCGACGAGTCGCTGGCGCGATTCTACGCCGCCCAGGTAGCGTTGGCCCTGGAGTATCTGCACCATTGCAGCCTGGTCTACCGGGACCTGAAGCCCGAGAACATCCTGATCCAATACACCGGTTACATTCGAATGACGGACTTTGGGTTCTGCAAGATGATCGACGGGAGAACCTGGACGCTGTGTGGCACGCCAGAGTACCTAGCGCCGGAAGTGATTCTGTCGAAGGGCTACGGGAAGTCCGTCGATTGGTGGAGCTTCGGTGTACTGATCTACGAGATGAACGCCGGCTATCCACCGTTTTACTCGCGGGACCCGATGAAGATATATGAGAAAATCGTCGCTGGCAAGTACAAGTTCGCCCACCATTTTGGCGAGGAGCTCAGAGACATACTGAAGAACATTCTGCAGGTGGACCTAACCAGACGGTACGGTAACCTCAAGAACGGCACTCTGGACATCAAAGGGCACAGGTGGTTCGAATCTATCGACTGGAACAAGATTTACCACCAAAAGATCCAGCCCAGCTTTATACCGCATTGCTCGGCGCCCGAGGACACGAGCAACTTCGATCACTACGAAGAAATCCCGCTGAAGATCGCCAACATCGATCACTATCACAAAGAGTTCGCGAACTTTTAG
- the Mgr gene encoding prefoldin subunit mgr: MEDGDNKANVGLVKEKKSYAGIPEADFVDDVDAFMGKPENESADKVIQMLDENHGKYKFMEYNLVNKRRRLKAQIPDLERSLEMIKKLQLEKDNSKDLETQFLLSEQVYAKAVISPTDKVCLWLGANVMLEYTLDDAQEMLTKNIETAKRNLGYIEHDLDFVRDQFTTIEVNMARIYNWEVKRRQAAKPT; the protein is encoded by the exons ATGGAAGACGGTGACAATAAAGCGAACGTTGGGCTGGTTAAAGAGAAAAAGTCGTACGCCGGCATACCGGAGGCCGATTTTGTA GATGATGTTGATGCGTTTATGGGCAAACCCGAAAATGAATCTGCAGACAAAGTTATACAAATGCTGGATGAAAACCATGGCAAATACAAATTCATGGAATATAACTTGGTTAATAAAAGGAGACGGCTGAAAGCACAGATTCCAGATTTGGAGAGATCATTGGAAATGATTAAAAAGTTACAATTAGAGAAGGACAACAGTAAAGATTTAGAAACTCAATTTCTTTTGTCGGAACAAGTGTATGCAAAAGCTGTTATTTCACCTACCGACAAAGTATGCTTGTGGTTAGGAGCAAATGTTATGCTGGAATATACTTTGGATGATGCACAAGAGATGTtaacaaaaaatattgaaacggCGAAAAGAAATTTAGGTTATATCGAACACGATTTAGACTTTGTCAGAGACCAATTTACGACGATAGAAGTAAACATGGCACGCATTTATAATTGGGAGGTTAAACGCAGGCAAGCTGCTAAACCAACATAA
- the LOC143342618 gene encoding transmembrane protein 267 — MFLMKKEVFSRVILTGSIGICSYIGDQGLYYGKAAWSRAIFDNVTHAIVGGLTWTLILHLSRKSLIQNFSSIFWCFFLSSFIDVDHFIAACSWKLSDATHLQKRPFMHCTTLPIALWFMLNFYSSIFNHPKLSYYSWMMLASFLSHHIRDGTRRGLWFCPIGSTQPIPYYLYLSMSMMLPHVLQWLMTSSIQEFKSYDNVTLINIVYSV; from the exons ATGTTTTTGATGAAAAAGGAAGTTTTCTCGAGAGTGATATTAACTGGATCTATAGGTATTTGCTCGTACATTGGTGATCAAGGTTTATACTATGGAAAAGCCGCTTGGTCGCGCGCAATATTTGATAATGTTACTCACGCAATTGTTGGTGGACTTACTTGGACACTTATCTTACATTTATCGAGAAAGTCTctgattcaaaatttttcaagTATCTTCTGGTGCTTTTTTTTATCGTCTTTTATCGACGTAGATCACTTTATCGCAGCATGTAGTTGGAAATTAAGC GATGCAACACATTTACAAAAAAGACCATTTATGCATTGTACCACTCTGCCTATAGCGTTGTGGTTTATGCTTAATTTTTACTCAAGCATATTTAATCATCCGAAGCTTAGTTATTATTCGTGGATGATGTTAGCAAGTTTCTTGAGCCATCATATACGAGATGGTACAAGAAGGGGTTTGTGGTTTTGTCCTATAGGTTCTACGCAGCCTATtccttattatttatatttaagtatgagtatgatgcttCCTcatgtgctccaatggcttatgACATCATCTATACAAGAATTTAAGAGTTACGATAATGTGACATTGATCAATATTGTGTACTCTGTGTAA
- the LOC143342620 gene encoding c-Myc-binding protein isoform X1, with product MSNMQPPDSKREEFRKYLERAGVLDALTKVLISLYEEPEKPKDALEYIRQNLGGITEVDVELDTLRNELKDAKSKIIELEAKLLKYEGDGDAE from the exons ATGTCGAATATGCAG CCTCCTGATTCGAAAAGAGAAGAATTTCGGAAATATCTTGAGAGAGCAGGTGTTCTGGATGCCTTAACAAAGGTACTTATATCTTTGTACGAAGAACCAGAAAAGCCAAAAGATGCTTTAGA ATATATTCGTCAAAATCTTGGTGGTATCACAGAAGTTGATGTAGAATTGGATACATTAAGAAATGAATTGAAGGACGCTAAATCTAAAATTATCGAGTTAGAAGCAAAATTATTAAAGTATGAAGGAGATGGAGATGCGGAATAA